One Malania oleifera isolate guangnan ecotype guangnan chromosome 9, ASM2987363v1, whole genome shotgun sequence DNA segment encodes these proteins:
- the LOC131164857 gene encoding uncharacterized protein LOC131164857, translating to MGIIRSSFSFMAGTLFGVYLAQNYNVPNIRKLSNTGLVIAKHLEETYRKPKRKEEDD from the coding sequence ATGGGTATAATCAGAAGCAGCTTCTCCTTCATGGCGGGAACGCTGTTCGGAGTCTACCTGGCTCAGAACTACAATGTCCCCAACATTAGGAAGCTCTCTAACACGGGCCTTGTAATAGCCAAGCACTTGGAGGAGACGTATCGGAAACCTAAGAGGAAGGAGGAAGATGATTAG